Proteins from one Triticum aestivum cultivar Chinese Spring chromosome 7A, IWGSC CS RefSeq v2.1, whole genome shotgun sequence genomic window:
- the LOC123147859 gene encoding splicing factor ESS-2 homolog: MLRSPGHSPRQLTPSPSPAPSTPRPASPTPSSASASASTLATTSSKRRRPEVLDEDSYVVAIERIIERDFFPDLPRLRDRLDWLQAVRSRDPLLLRDAQLKILDRRRRLQRNGPLPTPTPATSTALRSPSFLATPAVAPSTTGDPEEEDEDVSAALSLDDFFRRYTSEDNESFSRILEKVNHRRRERYAHLLEPGEVADKQLLEDAKRDRITDGYGTSGQPPSTLEGAKFTAKNLLMYHPADRGEAPLTDEELAVRLKGLTKEIDKSNTRLHGKALAEDGRPKEEEAAAILYALVAGSTPGGMAYNDPDKGKKYDLEDLRKTPNPFYIESGKKADNGYSFVKTPSPAPGVDESPFMTWGEIDGTPLRLDPDETPGGSERSHFKIPPPPVRDVKAHLLSRDAAKKIKARTHMFHKPPLPSPVRGGSASPRNLSPAAQKFVRNAIAKSTRTIDESLRASYRGSTPSAGTPKTRFSTDPGLGSRSPSARKGSTPPW, translated from the exons ATGCTCCGCTCCCCCGGCCACTCCCCTCGCCAGCTCACCCCGTCGCCCTCCCCCGCCCCGTCCACCCCTCGCCC CGCCTCGCCCACCCcgtcctccgcctccgcctcggcgTCCACCctcgccaccacctcctccaagcGCCGCCGCCCGGAGGTGCTCGACGAGGACAGCTACGTCGTCGCCATCGAGCGCATCATCGAGcgcgacttcttccccgacctcccGCGCCTCCGCGACCGCCTCGACTGGCTCCAGGCCGTGCGCTCCCGGGACCCGCTCCTCCTCCGCGACGCCCAGCTCAAGATCCTcgatcgccgccgccgtctccagcGCAACGGGCCCCTCCCTACCCCGACGCCCGCCACCTCCACCGCGCTCCGCTCACCGTCCTTCCTCGCGACCCCCGCCGTCGCCCCCTCCACCACAGGCgaccccgaggaggaggacgaggacgtctCTGCCGCGCTCTCGCTCGACGACTTCTTCCGCCGCTACACCAGCGAGGACAACGAGTCCTTCTCGCGCATCCTCGAGAAGGTCAACCACCGCCGCCGCGAGCGCTATGCCCACCTCCTGGAGCCTGGCGAGGTGGCGGATAAACAGTTGTTGGAGGATGCTAAGCGCGACAGAATAACTGATGGCTATGGTACATCTGGGCAGCCACCGAGTACGTTGGAGGGTGCCAAGTTTACGGCCAAGAACCTGCTCATGTACCACCCGGCCGACCGAGGGGAAGCGCCGCTCACTGATGAGGAGCTTGCGGTGCGGCTGAAGGGGCTCACCAAGGAGATCGACAAGTCAAACACCAGGTTACATGGGAAGGCTCTGGCTGAAGACGGGAGACCCAAAGAGGAGGAGGCAGCTGCCATACTGTATGCTCTAGTCGCAGGCTCTACTCCTGGAGGAATGGCGTACAATGATCCTGACAAAGGAAAGAAGTATGATTTGGAGGATCTAAGGAAGACACCAAACCCGTTTTACATTGAATCAGGGAAGAAAGCAGACAATGGGTACAGTTTTGTGAAGACACCATCGCCAGCACCTGGTGTGGATGAGTCCCCGTTCATGACATGGGGTGAGATTGATGGAACACCACTGAGGTTGGATCCTGACGAGACACCAGGGGGTAGTGAGAGGTCACATTTCAAGATCCCACCTCCACCTGTTCGAGatgtgaaggcacacctgctgtCCAGGGATGCTGCGAAGAAGATAAAAGCGCGAACACATATGTTTCACAAGCCACCATTGCCATCCCCTGTGAGAGGAGGCAGTGCAAGCCCCAGGAATCTGTCTCCTGCAGCACAGAAGTTTGTGAGGAATGCCATCGCAAAATCCACACGAACCATTGATGAGTCTCTCCGTGCAAGTTACAGAGGGTCGACCCCATCTGCAGGCACCCCGAAGACAAGGTTTTCAACGGACCCAGGCTTGGGATCACGGTCTCCTTCGGCGAGAAAGGGTTCCACCCCTCCGTGGTGA